In Cercospora beticola chromosome 3, complete sequence, the following proteins share a genomic window:
- a CDS encoding uncharacterized protein (CAZy:AA3), which translates to MFLGYFTAALSLATLGAAFPRVHGDSHVHRRQAGNDTDYEYVIVGSGPGGGPLAARLAIAGHRVLLIEAGGDFGDNVNQTVPARNLQSGEDPNIKWDYYVTHYKDVERQKKDIKMTYRLSDGSFYHGLYPPEGAEPLGILYPRASALGGCAEHNAVVTTYPHKSDWTYLQTLTGDDSWAPEKMREYFKKLEHAQYPVGPGHGKDGWFHTSLTELTLVAADFKVLSIVLSAASALGKSDLISTVLNTVTGLANVLLTDLNADTPDRDQQEDLFQIPQGIDAGSSTRSTPRKLILDTANAVNEDGSRKYVLDIKLNTLATKVRFDNSTKPRAIGVEYLEGKQLYGASAYPTSGGRPGYVAAGKEVIIAGGTFNTPQLLKLSGVGPREELERFGIPVVHDLPGVGTNMQDRYEIAIVGQAETKLSISKDCTFGYESTDPCLDRWQEGNSAFARGPYATGGVAVGVTKKSSGASEDEDPDLFIIGAPGLFGGYYPGFAYDAVRPGNIWSWLALKAHSHNNAGTVTLRSADPHDVPQIDFNSFDTGNTTDGGDEKDLQAATEGLMFGREAFDKLIPLDGTFTEIQPGRNVTGEDGLKEWARDNAWGHHACCSAAIGADGDPMAVLDTNFRVRGVDGLRVVDASAFPKIPGTFIALPIYMISEKAADVIINGD; encoded by the exons ATGTTTCTGGGTTACTTCACAGCAGCCCTGTCCTTGGCGACATTGGGAGCTGCATTCCCACGCGTCCATGGCGACTCACATGTGCATCGCAGACAAGCAGGAAACGACACCGACTACGAATATGTGATTGTTGGGTCCGGACCAGGAGGAGGTCCCCTTGCAGCACGCCTGGCCATTGCAGGACACCGGGTTCTACTAATCGAAGCTGGAGGTGACTTTGGAGACAACGTGAACCAGACCGTGCCAGCCCGGAACCTCCAATCAGGTGAAGATCCAAACATCAAATGGGACTACTATGTTACCCATTACAAAGATGTCGAGCGTCAAAAGAAGGATATCAAGATGACGTACCGCCTGAGCGATGGCAGCTTCTACCACGGACTCTACCCTCCAGAGGGGGCCGAGCCACTCGGAATCCTCTATCCTCGTGCCAGCGCTTTGGGCGGCTGTGCTGAACACAATGCGGTCGTTACCACCTACCCCCACAAGAGCGACTGGACCTATCTCCAGACATTGACCGGAGACGACTCCTGGGCGCCAGAGAAGATGCGGGAATacttcaagaagctcgagcatGCACAGTACCCAGTTGGTCCTGGCCACGGAAAAGACGGCTGGTTCCACACCAGTCTCACGGAGTTGACTTTGGTCGCCGCGGACTTCAAAGTCCTCTCGATTGTCCTTTCAGCCGCTTCGGCACTTGGCAAG TCGGACCTCATCAGCACCGTCTTGAACACTGTCACTGGCCTTGCCAACGTCCTTCTCACCGATCTCAATGCCGACACTCCCGACCGTGACCAGCAGGAAGACCTGTTCCAGATTCCCCAAGGCATCGATGCTGGCAGCTCCACTCGTAGTACTCCTCGCAAGTTGATCTTGGACACGGCAAACGCTGTCAACGAGGATGGCTCTCGCAAGTACGTGCTCGACATCAAGCTCAACACTCTCGCGACGAAGGTCCGCTTCGACAACAGCACCAAGCCTCGCGCGATTGGTGTCGAATACCTCGAGGGCAAACAGCTCTATGGCGCAAGCGCCTACCCCACGAGTGGTGGTAGACCTGGATACGTCGCTGCAGGCAAGGAAGTCATCATTGCTGGCGGTACCTTCAACACCCCACAGCTGCTCAAGCTCAGTGGTGTCGGGCCTCGAGAAGAGCTTGAGAGGTTCGGGATCCCAGTCGTTCACGACTTGCCAGGAGTGGGCACCAACATGCAAGATCGTTACGAGATTGCCATTGTCGGGCAGGCAGAGACCAAACTCTCAATCTCCAAGGACTGCACTTTTGGATACGAAAGTACCGACCCATGCTTGGACCGCTGGCAAGAGGGCAACAGCGCTTTCGCACGAGGCCCATACGCCACTGGCGGTGTGGCTGTCGGTGTGACCAAGAAGTCATCTGGTGcgagcgaagacgaggatccagatctcttcatcatcggagCGCCCGGTCTCTTTGGAGGATACTACCCAGGTTTCGCGTACGACGCAGTTCGTCCAGGCAATATCTGGAGCTGGCTCGCTCTCAAAGCCCACTCCCACAACAATGCGGGCACAGTCACTCTGCGCTCTGCTGACCCGCATGACGTTCCGCAGATCGACTTCAACTCTTTCGACACCGGAAACACCACTGACGGAGGTGATGAGAAGGATCTGCAAGCCGCCACAGAAGGACTCATGTTCGGACGGGAGGCGTTCGACAAGCTCATCCCCTTGGACGGCACCTTCACCGAAATTCAGCCAGGCCGGAATGTGACTGGGGAGGACGGACTCAAGGAATGGGCAAGGGACAATGCCTGGGGTCACCATGCCTGTTGCTCCGCTGCAATTGGTGCGGATGGCGATCCGATGGCCGTTCTAGACACCAACTTCCGTGTTCGTGGCGTCGATGGGTTGAGAGTCGTGGACGCATCAGCGTTTCCAAAGATTCCAGGAACGTTCATCGCCTTGCCAATCTACATGATCAGCGAGAAGGCGGCCGATGTGATCATCAATGGTGACTAG